Genomic DNA from Methylocystis sp. MJC1:
TCCCCAACCTCATCATCACGCCTCACGTCGCCTGGGCCTCGAAGGAAGCCATGCAGGTGCTGGCGGATCAGCTCATCGACAATATCGACGCCTTCGTCGCGGGCGAGCCGCGCAATGTGGTGACGGCGTAAAGAAGGGAAGGAAATGATCCCGATTGTCTCCCGCGCCGTCATGCCCGCGCTTGTCGCGGGCATCCACGCGGTGCAGCAGCGGGGCATTCCCAGCAAGCGATTTCGTAGCGTCCCGGCGTTATGGCCGGGACAAGCCCGGCCATAACGCGTGGCGGGTTTGCGCCTGAGGAACACTAATGACCAAGAAGCTTCTTTTCCTTTTCGACACGGATCCCGTCGCCAGCGTCTTCGACACGGTCGTCGGTTACGACGGCGGCGCCGATCACATCATCGGTTATGGCGGCGTGACGCCGGAGAGCGTCGGCGCGCTCGTCGACGGCTGCATCTACACGCGCGGCCCCAAGGAAAAGCAATTTACGGCGATCTTCGTCGGCGGCGGTTCGATGACCGCGGGCGAGGCCGTGTTCAAGGCGGTGAAGAAGCGCTTCTTCTCCAACTTCCGCGTCTCGGCCATGCTCGACTCCAACGGCTCGAACACGACCGCCGCCGCCGGCGTCGCGCTGCTCGCCAAGGCCGGCAATCTCAAGGGCAAGAAGGCCGTCGTCCTCGCCGGCACCGGCCCCGTCGGCATGCGCGCCGCCGCCATGCTGAACATCGAGGGCGCCGAAGTCGCCATCACCTCGCGCGACAAGTCGCGCGCCGACGCGGCCGCCAAAGCCATTCAGGAGCGCTTCGGCTTCACGCCCGTCGCGATCGAGGCCAAGGACAACGCCGCCCGCGCGGCCGCCGTCAAGGGCGCGCAGGTCGTGTTCGCGGCGGGCGCCATCGGCGTGACGCTGCTCGACGAAGCCGACTGGCAGAACGATCCGACAATCG
This window encodes:
- a CDS encoding NADP-dependent methylenetetrahydromethanopterin/methylenetetrahydrofolate dehydrogenase, which produces MTKKLLFLFDTDPVASVFDTVVGYDGGADHIIGYGGVTPESVGALVDGCIYTRGPKEKQFTAIFVGGGSMTAGEAVFKAVKKRFFSNFRVSAMLDSNGSNTTAAAGVALLAKAGNLKGKKAVVLAGTGPVGMRAAAMLNIEGAEVAITSRDKSRADAAAKAIQERFGFTPVAIEAKDNAARAAAVKGAQVVFAAGAIGVTLLDEADWQNDPTIELLADCNAQPPLGIGGVEAIDKAKERHGKIVIGALGLGGLKLKLHRECVGKLFESSDQLFDCENIYAQAKVLA